In Anopheles arabiensis isolate DONGOLA chromosome 2, AaraD3, whole genome shotgun sequence, the genomic window CATCCTGTGGAAAACGAACAACAATATTAGCAAACGCTTCAGTATCCGTAGGATGACCGAGCCATGTCTCACCCATTATGAAGAGCTGTTAGGTACGGTGTTTCGGTTGCTGTCAGATCGATTCGTTGGCGATAGCTCTTGGCCGCCTCCTCCCACTGCGCTGACTCCAGATTAATCGGATCGAACACGAACACATCGCCCATCCCGGACGTTATCCACACCGAGCGGGCCGACGGTCGACCCTGCACCTCGTTGATTTGGCAACAGACCGAGGTGAGATGCGAGATCCAATCCTCCAAATCTGTATCGCCGCTGAACTGCAGCTTCAATGGCGACGATCCCGGTGGCAGCCGGGGAGCATGGATGGCCAGCCGGGGGGAACCGGGCTCACTGCAGCACATGATGCACGTAATTTCGGACAGCGAGAACTGCATCTTGGTCGTAATGCCGTCCGAGTTGAGCACGGTCAGCGTGCCCGAGTCGGGTCCGGTACCCTGATTGTTCACCCATTCCAGCTCGATCAGACAGTCCTCGAACGGGTGGCCCGACTTGGCACAGCGCGCTTCGCCCGATTTCACCCACGAGCTCATTTCAATCGCCTTTTCGTAGTGTGCAAAGGCGCCGCTCTCCATCTCGCCCGCTGGCAGACGTTTCTTGAGATcgtccagcagctgcagccgcCAGGATTGGTTCAGCTCTTCCGACGCGTTCTGCGAGTAGCTATCGTTGAACCAGTTCGGCAGCAGGGCCGGATCGACTGTGACGGCACCGGCGGAGCAGCCCACCCACTGCACCTCACAGTCGGTCCAGTTCTGAGACCCGCCGTGGTCTTCACACTCGCCAAACACGCCCGAATCGCGGGACGTTTCGCCCTCGAACACGCTCGAGTCCGTCTCCGGGTGTGCCTCCGTGCCGACCACCGAACCAACCGACCGGACCGGGCTCCAGGCGCGCGAGTTTTTCAGCTGCTTGCCCGAAATCTCGTACACCTCGTTGCTCACCGGGACGCTCGTGCCGGCCACACTCTCCAGCGACACCTTCTTGGCGAGCTTGCTCTCCACCAGACTTCCcacgtgctgctgttgctgctgctgctgctgtagatGCTGTTTCGCTTCCAGCTGGGTCGCAAGCGCATCAGGCGACAGTTCCGGTTTGTGCCACAGTTCCGGTCGGTTCTTCACGTTTGCCGTCGGTGCCGAACGGGACGTTTCCTCGATGCCCGCCCCGCCGGCCATCGTTCCTCCGCCAGCGGCACCCGCGTTACCTGCTTCCTGCTGCAGCCGCTCCTTGTACAGGCTGTTCAAGCTGCGGTGCTTCGTCGTAGTAGGCGAGCTGTTTCCACTTTGCCGGCTGGAGAAGGAAAAATTACTCGACGTACGGCTGAGCTGCATCGGCAGCTGAATGAGGCGCCACTTCTTGCCGGTCGGATCGGTGGCCGACACGCCGGACCGGAAGTACAGGGCGCGATCTTCCGACCCGACGGCAAACACCTGATCGTTGGCCGCCACGGAGATGTACGAAATGTTGCCAACCATCTCCACCCACCCGCTCCCGATGGCGGCATCCTCGCTAACGCCCGACGCTTCCCCGTGTACGCCGCGCCGGAACCACACGTGATTGTCGTTCGTGACGCACCACACCGAGTTGGTGCCGACGGCCACCTGCGCGATCTTGAGATTGGTCCCGGGCGGTTTCACCTCCAGCCAATTGTTGCCGGTCAGTGTGTCCCGCGTGATGCCGGCCCGCACGATCGCTCGCCCGTTGTACAGCACGGCCCAGACCAGTCCGGTGGCACCGACCGATATCTGGGACACCTCGCACCCGGACGGTGTGGTAACGGCCGTCCAGCGCAACCCTTCCGGTGCGGTGGTACTGACGCCCGACCGGAACATCACCCGGCCGTGCGCCGTTACGGcccacaccagcagcagtcccGGCGATGCGCCGGGCACATTCGCGCCGCCGATCGAAACGTCGATGAACGGTTCCTGCGTCGGGTCTTTGTGCAGCGGGGCGACGGCACACCAGGAGTTTAGCGCACAGTAGCGCCGGAAGCGTACCCACTTCCGGCGCCGGACGCACGACTTCCAGTTCTTCTGCGGATGGTAGGTGGCGGGAAAGTCTACCGCATACGTCCACCCGTCATGGTCGAGCGGCTGCCCGTCGAGGGTCAGATCGAGCTGCCACTCGCCCTCCCACTGCCACGCCATCGAGGGTAGCCGCACCTTGTCGATGTTTCGGTCGACGGTACCGTCCGCGTTGGAGAAATGGTACCGATCCGTAGGCAGCAAGCGGTTCGAGAAGCCTTCGATCGGCAGCCAGCGCTCGTTCTCGTACGCTTCCTCCTTGAGCCGTATCGGCACGTCTAGCCCGTGCACGTGCACGTACACCTGCCGGTCGCCCCCGATCGCCCACATAAAGTGTGGCACCACGCAGATCTTCTTAAACTCCAGCCCGAGGTAGAGGAACTCGCGCCAGGCCGATCCGGAAGTGGAGAGTGCATAGACACGGCCCTCATTGCTGTTGGCGAATAGCAGCGTGCTGGGCATGGCTCGGCTCGACAAACTTCTCTTATTATGGGCAGTGCGGTGCCACTTATCCTTGAACGAGCACGACCACAATGACGACGATGAATTCCAAGTCAATAGTCGGTGGGGATACGAACGGCGAGCAGGTACTGTGATTGGGCAAACAAATCAGCCTGGTGTGTATCCTTGTCGCAAATAATCGATAACCGAGATCGATCCGAAGGGGGAAGTAGGGATTGGTGCAGAATGTTCACACGTTCGGTCACACCAGCCAGCACACGCACGGGATTTTTCACACAATGTACGCCGAGCAGATTACATTCGAACCATCGCGAGCTTGCAGTGTAATTACGTTCTATTACAATGTACACACAGGTCACAGCCACTGGTGTGTACTAGTAAAGTGTATCATCGTTTTTTAAATCACCACCCCTCCACACACAGCTATGCATAGAGCGATCGGAAAATTTTCGTTTGACAGTTCTCAAACAATGCCCGTCATGCCCTGTCGGAAAgcatcgcacacaaacacacctcgagcgaatgtaaacaaacaagccCTCCCCCCTACCCCttcacccaacacacacacatacacacgggcGATCGAAACGGCCAGATACGAAtgtggagggttttttttttactaaatgcaaataatgcagttttgaaacaaatattgGTGTAATTTTTCTTGAAAAAATAAGCCATTTTTTTaagatttaacaaaaaataaaattttgtttcatccACTGACAAACAGCTGATTTGTCGTTTGCCCGGTTTCTGGTATTCGTATAAATGTCAAcaaactagtggtgggagctcgaaATCGGAACTAACCTGTACCGATTCCGTGCTCGGAATCAAATTCCGGAGCTATTCGAAAGCCGACTCTATTCCAATTCCGGTTCTAGAGCCGATTCCAAAGTCacaatcggctccggattcggaatcggtACGGAATTCGCAATCAGCTCCCGAATCCTAATCAGAATTGGCTTCAGAATCAGAGTCAGTTCTAGAATTGAAATCAGTAGTTTACGAATCGGCATCAGTCTCCGGAATCTCCaagagaatggatcgtttacaagtccTGGGGCCTGCCATTGGTCTTTTGCtagggaaacaaaaaacattgcgAACAACTGTACTCTAATCGCATGAATAACAGCAGTGTGCAGGTAAAATTATGATTTCCTAAGAATTATTGCAATTGATAAAAACctcatcccacacacacagaattGATCAACAGAATAGAGTTGAAATTAtagcgaaaaaaaatattttttctacatGCATGTTTGGATCAAAATCCACTGCTTACGTTCTAGATGCCGGCGGAACGGAAAGTTAATGAAAATAAGTGCcaggctgaacgtgttaatttCTGTTTTCTCGAGCGCATCTGGCGACGGCTGGTAGAATCTTTTTTGTGTCCTCGGGGGAATGGCCGTGCtggatctcaaatttaagtacagtctgttcccgagttacgcagtttctgcgttcccaacgaatccgcgtaactcgaatatccgcgtaagtcgaatttcacgttttttgactaaaatactattgattattcggagtttttttatttaatttagtacttttatacactttatcatttctttgatatgattcgtgcatgaaattctaatatttccggcttttaagcggtttcaatttgttagcaaaatgCAATTCataccgaacttgaagcaaattgtactgaattgacatttgatctgtcaatttagaaaaccgcgtatctccgaatccgcgtaagtcgagaaccgtgtaactcgggaacagactgtagtcttttaaagttttttttatgcaaaaatggCTGAAACACATGCATAACATGCTTAACTATCAAATCCAGTTTGATTCAATCAATTCCGAAAAAACTTTTCCAGTtcagttttaaataaaaaaaaaacaaggaaaaataacatattttctgaagcgcaACCTGTTTGGCAAAATACTTCGgccagccgccgccaggtgcgctggtgaaaatttaaattacactagcgattgcggacaatgtcccccggccttaAGAAACCAAACACGCCTATGCTCATCGAGATACCGAAATCGAATTtgatttcgaagccgattctaattGAGGAGCCAACTGCGATTCCGtagccgattccgaaaccgGTTCCTTGGAGGATTCCGATACCGAGGTGATTCagattccagaaccgattccacaaattgattccggacctactatctggaatcgattccacaaAAATTCAGAgctagtcggaatcgattccgtccACAACTTCAATTTTCCCATCGctacaacaaaacatcaacagTAAACAAAGGAGGCATACTTATCAAGTaccaaaaaggcaaacaaaaaaacgcgtaTGTACAGTCTataagtaaaataatttaaatgaaataagtACGATGCTTGTAATGTTTTCACTTACAGATCTAACCAACCTTAAACTCCTCCCGATCCCGCTGTAACTGACAGTTGGAAGCAGCCAAAAGGTGATTCATCCAATGCAAGCCCTTCATCTAATCACTCCTGTTGCGGTAATGTGTGCAATGCAGCAAGTGTCGCTATATGACGCAATGGTATGCACATTTCGATATTTATCGCAATACGTTCAATATAAAACACCGGGACGGAGCGCGGGCGCCCATCAGTTGTCAATGTCGGGCGGGTTTGCCACAGTGCCTGGCCAGTGCTCGCAAAGTTTGAGTCATCAACGACACATCAACGATGGATAGAAGAAAATTTCATAGGAACAATTTTAAGGACGATCTGCTGCACTGGTGTGCGGCAAACAATTGGCCAAAAGAGGTGCAGAAGCGTTTGGAGCAGGGTGACAGTCCATACCGTGCGAACAAGGACGGCCTATCGCCAATGCACGCGGCCATAGCGCATGATGCGACACTGGCCGTGAAGATACTGCTCGTGTGCTACGCCTCCGATGTGGCGATCGTGAAAGAGCACATGCAGAAGAGGTTCATGTGGAAAGCGGAAAACAATTGCTGGAAAAAGCGGCCCATCCTGGTGGCCTGCACCGAGGAGGAATGCAAGCAAGTGGCGCTGTTGGCCAGCTCCTGCCCCTCGGCTATCCCGTTCAATGTGCAAGTGTTTGTGTTACTTCGTTCGCCCACCGTGGACGACGTCAACCGGCTCGTCGCGCTGGACGTGTGCTCGGCGGAAAAGCGAACCGACGTAATGCGCTGCA contains:
- the LOC120894805 gene encoding tectonin beta-propeller repeat-containing protein; its protein translation is MPSTLLFANSNEGRVYALSTSGSAWREFLYLGLEFKKICVVPHFMWAIGGDRQVYVHVHGLDVPIRLKEEAYENERWLPIEGFSNRLLPTDRYHFSNADGTVDRNIDKVRLPSMAWQWEGEWQLDLTLDGQPLDHDGWTYAVDFPATYHPQKNWKSCVRRRKWVRFRRYCALNSWCAVAPLHKDPTQEPFIDVSIGGANVPGASPGLLLVWAVTAHGRVMFRSGVSTTAPEGLRWTAVTTPSGCEVSQISVGATGLVWAVLYNGRAIVRAGITRDTLTGNNWLEVKPPGTNLKIAQVAVGTNSVWCVTNDNHVWFRRGVHGEASGVSEDAAIGSGWVEMVGNISYISVAANDQVFAVGSEDRALYFRSGVSATDPTGKKWRLIQLPMQLSRTSSNFSFSSRQSGNSSPTTTKHRSLNSLYKERLQQEAGNAGAAGGGTMAGGAGIEETSRSAPTANVKNRPELWHKPELSPDALATQLEAKQHLQQQQQQQQHVGSLVESKLAKKVSLESVAGTSVPVSNEVYEISGKQLKNSRAWSPVRSVGSVVGTEAHPETDSSVFEGETSRDSGVFGECEDHGGSQNWTDCEVQWVGCSAGAVTVDPALLPNWFNDSYSQNASEELNQSWRLQLLDDLKKRLPAGEMESGAFAHYEKAIEMSSWVKSGEARCAKSGHPFEDCLIELEWVNNQGTGPDSGTLTVLNSDGITTKMQFSLSEITCIMCCSEPGSPRLAIHAPRLPPGSSPLKLQFSGDTDLEDWISHLTSVCCQINEVQGRPSARSVWITSGMGDVFVFDPINLESAQWEEAAKSYRQRIDLTATETPYLTALHNGMLIGSRLEISGFIYDDADQVRFDLQGHPTVRLRHKLETQRNIPLHINPRFNENLTVFNSMAASAWSEDEIRDKLVTFAPGAEFKLEIYSDTDGFRVQVNGKEHPKFHYRSGLAPDTVCSLYSSGRVKILQIVYDSPRIIIPLRDVYWRQIGGHMKRVVSSKAGVVWGIGYDNTAWVYSGGWGGAFLKGLETSSQGINVMTDTQNYYIYENQRWNPLSGFSSTGLPTDRHMWSDVTGKHKRSKEHAKLLSMHWQWISDWMVDFHNPGGVDRDGWQYAVDFPASYHAKKQFTDYVRRRRWYRKCRLTTSGPWQEIGNTKVVDVALQPDSDDADCTITVWAIAANGDVLYRRGVSQSQPAGTGWEHVPCDQPLTSISIYDNKVWTVGKNGSAFLRCGITVDNPLGSKWQLIEPPGGVSFKQISAGKCGIWALDTVGRLSVRKEINGTFPEGSHWQLLPNVLNDPPHYEGNSGFKNVSVSEHVFAVSQSGYVCKRSGITPLNPAGTGWILGIQANWSSVNVTGFYD